One genomic window of Candidatus Kuenenia stuttgartiensis includes the following:
- a CDS encoding NADH-quinone oxidoreductase subunit N codes for MTFNILSILPVLVLAGFGMIVLMMDVFSSRKMGEKNFLAYLSLIGVVIAAIVSRSFTGTTLFSFYSVYTIDNYALFFQFVFLLCAGLTILISKNYVQRENINHGEYYTLILFSTIGMILMASGADLLNIFIGLEIMSISIYILVGMKRTRLTSNEASLKYFLLGAFSTGFLLYGIAMVYGATGTINLRQIAVFLAGKGSVVDPLLLAGMGLLIVGIGFKIASVPFHAWVPDVYEGAPTAITAFMAIGPKAAGFAAFMRIFFTAFGQAHHDWEKAIWVLAVLTMTTGNIIALAQTNIKRMLAYSSIAHAGYLLIALVAANNMSVSAVLFYLLAYLFMNIGAFAVVIVVSQKEDSFLKISDFNGLAFKHPRLAIAMTLFLLSMAGVPPTAGFVGKFYIFSSAIKSGYVWLAVIGVINSAIAVFYYLRVTVAMYMRDPEREFQPLTLSPFIFVAIVISIIGTIQLGIFPAKVLEIVRQSVLILR; via the coding sequence ATGACATTTAACATCTTAAGCATCCTGCCGGTTCTCGTGCTTGCAGGTTTCGGGATGATAGTGTTGATGATGGATGTTTTTTCATCACGGAAAATGGGAGAAAAGAATTTTCTGGCGTATCTCTCTTTGATAGGAGTAGTAATAGCCGCTATTGTATCCAGAAGTTTTACCGGTACTACCCTCTTTTCTTTCTACAGCGTTTATACAATTGATAACTACGCCCTCTTTTTTCAATTTGTATTCCTGCTGTGCGCCGGACTCACCATCCTTATCTCCAAAAATTATGTTCAAAGAGAAAACATAAACCATGGGGAATATTATACCCTGATATTGTTTTCCACCATTGGCATGATACTCATGGCCTCAGGTGCGGATTTGCTGAATATCTTTATCGGCCTGGAGATTATGTCGATAAGTATTTATATCCTTGTCGGCATGAAACGGACAAGGCTCACGTCAAACGAGGCGTCATTAAAATATTTTTTGCTTGGGGCATTTTCAACCGGCTTTTTATTGTACGGTATTGCAATGGTGTACGGCGCAACGGGTACGATAAACCTGCGGCAGATTGCCGTTTTTCTTGCGGGTAAAGGAAGTGTGGTAGACCCTCTTTTATTAGCCGGTATGGGACTGCTCATTGTAGGGATAGGGTTCAAGATTGCATCCGTACCCTTCCATGCATGGGTGCCTGATGTGTATGAAGGGGCGCCCACTGCGATAACGGCATTTATGGCGATTGGGCCAAAGGCTGCAGGATTTGCCGCTTTTATGAGAATATTTTTTACCGCCTTTGGTCAGGCACACCATGATTGGGAAAAGGCTATTTGGGTACTAGCGGTACTCACCATGACAACCGGCAACATTATTGCGTTAGCGCAGACAAACATTAAGCGCATGCTTGCCTATTCCAGCATTGCACATGCGGGATACCTTCTTATTGCTTTGGTAGCCGCAAACAATATGAGTGTATCGGCAGTGTTGTTTTATCTCCTGGCGTATTTGTTCATGAATATTGGCGCGTTTGCCGTTGTCATTGTAGTAAGCCAGAAGGAAGATAGTTTCCTGAAGATTAGCGATTTTAACGGTTTAGCCTTTAAGCATCCGAGGCTGGCAATTGCCATGACGCTCTTTTTACTTTCCATGGCCGGAGTTCCGCCTACTGCCGGTTTTGTAGGAAAATTTTATATATTCAGTTCCGCCATAAAATCCGGCTACGTGTGGCTGGCCGTTATCGGAGTGATAAACAGTGCCATCGCCGTTTTTTATTATTTAAGGGTAACGGTAGCAATGTATATGCGCGACCCGGAAAGAGAATTTCAGCCACTCACCCTTTCCCCCTTCATCTTTGTCGCAATAGTCATATCAATCATCGGCACTATCCAACTCGGTATCTTTCCCGCGAAAGTGCTCGAAATTGTCCGGCAGTCTGTTCTGATTTTAAGATAG
- a CDS encoding NADH-quinone oxidoreductase subunit M gives MNLPILTLITFLPIVGVLLILSFDSRHKELIRVTSLLVSVVTFLISVPLYFAFDANTYDMQFVEKLRWIPSFGVSYHLGIDGISLFMVLLTTFITPIAIFASWNVKRNVKEYMIAMLVLETGMVGVFVSLDVFLFYVFWELMLIPMYLIIGIWGGQRRIYAAIKFFVYTMAGSVFMLLAIIGLFFLNHKATGEYTFNLLEFYRLDISYAVQFWLFLAFFLAFAIKVPMFPLHTWLPDAHVEAPTAGSVILAGVLLKMGTYGFIRFCLPLFPEVSHSFIPVISWMAIVGIIYGALVAMVQDDLKKLVAYSSVSHLGFVMLGIFAFNIQGIEGGITQMINHGLSTGALFLIVGMLYDRRHTRLISDYGGLTKQIPVFAILFMIVTFSSIGLPGLNGFVGEFLILVGVFKSRILYASIATSGIILAAIYMLWMFQRVMFHNITHEENKTLKDVSSRELAIMIPIVLMIFWIGIYPNSFLRKMDSSVKHLLEQVERKVPVVFNMQKQETHDTRHGRSIPKIDIVPENETEW, from the coding sequence ATGAATTTGCCAATTCTTACATTAATTACTTTTCTTCCGATTGTTGGGGTTCTCTTAATCCTTTCATTCGATTCCCGGCATAAAGAGTTGATAAGGGTAACGTCCCTTCTTGTCTCTGTAGTCACATTTCTGATTTCTGTTCCGTTATATTTTGCCTTCGATGCGAACACGTACGATATGCAATTTGTCGAAAAATTGCGATGGATACCTTCATTTGGAGTTTCTTACCATCTTGGCATCGATGGAATCAGCCTTTTCATGGTGCTTTTGACGACCTTTATTACTCCCATTGCCATTTTTGCGTCATGGAATGTAAAACGTAACGTGAAGGAATACATGATTGCCATGCTGGTGCTTGAGACGGGTATGGTCGGAGTTTTTGTTTCTCTGGACGTATTTTTATTTTATGTGTTCTGGGAACTTATGCTGATACCCATGTATCTCATTATTGGTATCTGGGGTGGGCAGAGAAGGATTTATGCCGCAATAAAGTTTTTTGTCTATACAATGGCAGGCAGCGTATTTATGCTGCTGGCGATAATCGGATTATTTTTCCTGAATCATAAAGCAACGGGAGAATATACGTTTAACCTGCTGGAATTTTATCGGCTGGATATTTCCTATGCCGTTCAGTTCTGGCTGTTTTTGGCATTTTTTCTGGCCTTTGCCATCAAAGTGCCAATGTTTCCCTTGCATACATGGCTGCCGGATGCCCATGTCGAAGCCCCGACTGCGGGGAGCGTCATCCTGGCGGGTGTTTTACTAAAAATGGGCACGTATGGATTTATCAGATTTTGTCTGCCACTCTTCCCGGAGGTAAGCCACTCGTTTATCCCGGTTATTTCATGGATGGCCATCGTTGGCATTATCTACGGGGCGCTTGTTGCAATGGTACAGGACGACCTTAAGAAACTTGTAGCATATTCAAGCGTAAGCCATTTGGGGTTTGTTATGCTGGGCATATTTGCCTTTAATATTCAGGGCATTGAAGGCGGCATTACGCAGATGATAAACCATGGACTGAGCACGGGTGCTCTGTTCCTTATTGTCGGGATGCTTTACGATAGAAGGCACACGCGTTTAATCTCTGACTATGGGGGATTGACGAAACAAATCCCCGTTTTTGCCATCCTGTTTATGATTGTTACGTTTTCTTCAATAGGCCTTCCCGGTTTAAACGGTTTTGTCGGCGAATTTCTGATCTTGGTGGGGGTGTTTAAATCACGCATTTTATACGCATCAATTGCTACTTCCGGAATAATCCTTGCCGCTATATACATGCTATGGATGTTTCAAAGGGTTATGTTTCACAATATTACCCATGAGGAGAATAAGACGTTGAAAGATGTGAGCAGCCGTGAATTGGCTATTATGATTCCCATTGTGCTGATGATATTCTGGATAGGCATTTATCCTAACTCATTTTTGAGAAAAATGGATAGTTCCGTAAAACATCTTCTGGAACAGGTGGAAAGGAAAGTGCCTGTTGTGTTTAATATGCAAAAACAGGAAACCCATGATACGCGGCATGGCAGGAGTATTCCTAAAATTGATATCGTTCCGGAGAACGAAACTGAATGGTAG